In Seriola aureovittata isolate HTS-2021-v1 ecotype China chromosome 24, ASM2101889v1, whole genome shotgun sequence, the following proteins share a genomic window:
- the s100b gene encoding protein S100-B: MTDLETSMATIIAVFQKYSEREGDKHKLKKSELKDLLHDELPELMAHVKDQATLDSLMESLDTDGDAECDFQEFMTFISVVTVCCHEFFEHEDE, translated from the exons ATGACTGACCTGGAGACCTCGATGGCCACCATCATTGCAGTATTTCAGAAGtattcagagagagaaggagacaaacacaagctgaagaaGAGCGAGCTGAAGGACCTGCTTCACGATGAGCTGCCGGAGCTGATGGCG caTGTGAAAGACCAGGCCACGCTGGACAGCCTGATGGAAAGCCTGGACACTGACGGCGACGCCGAGTGTGACTTCCAGGAGTTCATGACATTCATCTCCGTGGTTACCGTCTGTTGCCACGAGTTTTTCGAGCATGAGGACGAGTAA